In Gimesia panareensis, the genomic window TCTGCAGAGGGGGGCTCATCTTCTTCCCGGATCGCTTTGGGATTATGCGGAAACAGGCCGCGATGGATGATCGGATAATCGGGGCCGATCATCATGTGGTTAGTGTGTTTGCGTACGGGAGTGGAGACGTTGCCGATCACCGCAGCCGGCGAGGAAGAGTAGCCCAGAGGCTTACCCGGAACGGCACCCATGTGACAGTCCTGGCAGTTTTCTTTGCAGACTTTCGCGGAAGGGGAATGTTTAAATTCACTGAAGGCGTCTTCCAGTCGGAACCCGTTCGGGGCAAAGACATCATGACAGCTTCCACAGAAGCCGGGCGTGATCAGCTGAAAAAACTGATACGCTTCTGCATGAATTTCACGTCCCCGGATATTCGGATCTTTGTTGGTTTTGAGAACCCCGTATTTGTCTGGATTGGCCAGTACTGCCGCCAGGTTCTCACCTCCCATGGGGCCGTAGACGACCTGATTGATGTCGCCGGCCACGAGTGCCTGTCGACCCGCTCCTTTTCCCCAGGCCTGATTAATCCGGTGGCAGGCCACGCAGGTGACACCCTCTCGGGAAGTCGGGGAGCGATCCATATTGCTCATGTTAATCGGCTCGGAAAGGGCCATTCCGACTGGCGTATGACAGCGAATACAGAAGTCGCCCAGCGTGCCGTTATTCAGCTTGATCAGCTTGTTCGACATCGCATTGAAAACAGGGCTCAACTGAGCATAGGCGTGAGGTGAGACAGCCCATTCCCGATAATGTTGCGGATGACACTTGCCACATTTTTCAGCCGAAGGAAATGGATCATCGTCGAAGCACTCTGCGTGCGCCTGATCGATTGCGTATTGCAGTACTTCGTCACGTTGAGTTGGTGTTTCTGGTGGGGGAGCGTCTGCCGGGGGCGCAGGTTCGGCAGCTGTGAGTTTGACAAATCCCTTCTGCTCCGCCTGGACGTACTGACTGTAGATCACAGGCAGCAGACCTGCGGACAGCAGCAGCAGGATCCCCAGGTTACGATAGATGCGGATTTGATTTGTTTGAGGAGAGGATTCCATTCCTGTTCTCCTGCCTTTCAGAGTCGCGATTCTGTCAAAAAGAAGCCGAACCAGACACGGTGCGCATTTTTTTCCCTGTTGGTTCAATAGTTATAATCGGAATAATCCGAACACTGGTTGAACATTTAAATGCATAGTTTCAGGTCCGATTAAAAATAACTGAGATCACTCAGTTGCAGGTGTGGGGGTTTTAAACACTGTTCATATCAGTGCTTAAGAGAATTGAATGATCGCACGCAGCATCTGGCTGCTGGAATATGATAGAGACCCTTGGGGGGAGAACTATTTTTTGAGAGAGATGACCCCATCCCATTGATCAGGCGCTTTGTAATTGTGGCTTGCGATCTGTAACAGCAGGAAATCTTTCGCCCGATCCTTTGGTGGCAGATGTCCCAGCAATTCCAGGGCACTGTCCCAGTCTCCATCGATGAAGGCACAGACTGCTGCCTCAAAATCCTGAATATTCTGATTGGAGATCGTGCTTTTCCCCTCTGAAGGCAAGAGCTCATAGACGGAAAAGGGAGATTCGAATCCCGCGGGTCGAAACAGGCCGATGTGCCGACAGCGGCCTTCCGACTCAGGTAGCAGGTTCCGCACATCCATGGCGGTTGGCTCATCAATCAGGATGGGGACACCAATCTGCTTCGTCATACTTTCCAGGCGGGCCGCCAGATTCACAACGGGGCCGAAAACCCCGACTTTCGCTTGTTCCCGGGTACCAATTTTCCCGGCGATTGCATTTCCTCGAGTGATGCCGATTCCAGCTTCAAACCCACTCAGTTCATTAAAGTGGGTGCTGTTGGAGATTTTGAACATCTGCTGAATCTTCAAAGCTGCTTTGCAGGCCGGGATAGAACCTTTTGTAAGCGGTAACGGCCAGCCCCAGAAGCCCAGAGCGCTGTCACCCTGGAAATCGGCGATCACACCATGCTGATGGATAATACTCTGGGTCATGACACCGAGCGCATTTTTCAGACGGTCCAGAAACTGGTGCAGGTTCTTGCCAGCTTTTTCCGTCATATGTGAAAAACGTCGGAGATCGCAGAAGAGAACTGCTGTATCGGTCTCTGTCGGTTCCAGAGTGTGAGTGGCATTTTCTTCGGAGACGACTTTAATAATCGCGGGTGAAAAAAACTGTTCGATCCCGGAAAAGCGGTCTTCCAGTCGACGGACTCTGCGGATGGCAGAGAGCATGTGTGCCAAGAGTTCTACCAGGTTCAGGTCTTCCTGCAGATCTTCGGTGGAGAGGTATGCGTGTGAGGGAGACTCTTCGCCAAAACGACCGCAGATATACAGGCACCATTGGTGATTTCCTTCCGTTTTCACTGGAGTGCAGAAGGCCCAGCGTCCGTTGGCCAGGGGTTCTCCTTTGCGGCTCTTTTCGACTTCAATCGCGGTTTCACCTGTTTTTAAGGCATCCCGAACCAGTGATCTGACGATAGAGACGCGCCGAAAACCGGGTACCGGCTGTTCCCAGTGCGCGACGCCCCACTTTCGAGGACCATCGGTCTGGATTACCGCGACGACATCAGCGTGAGTCATCACTTCTTTGAGGAGCAGTCCCGCCTGGCATGCGAGATTCCCTTCATCCTTAGAGAGCCATAAGCGGGGCACTGCTTTCGACACCGTTTCAATGCGGAAATCGGTGACTCGCAGGCTGGCTTCCGTCAGAATCCCGGATTCCGTGTCCAGATCGTCCAGGATCTGCAACACGCCGCTGTTGGTTGCACGTTCAATATATTGAAAATGGGTTTCACCGATCTGAAAGATATCCCCGACCGGAAGAACCAGCTCGCTGTGAAACTGATCTCCATACCTGATCTGGTTTAAAACGCTGGGAAAACAGCGGATTTTGAACCGATCTTCATGACGTGTAAATTCAGCATGCATCCGGGAGATTGTGGAATCCCAAGGGACAGCACAATCATTTTCTGCACTGCGTCCCAGGAGCATTCTTTTCGTTTCTGGAATCTGCCATTCAATTTTCTCGCCGGGACGGGGCCCTTGGGCGATCAGATGAATCATGGTCTGGTCCTGTAGCTGATTGACTTAATATCAATGTGAACTGTTTGAAATTAAATTTGGATTTCGGCCTTACTTCACTCGAAAACAGAAGGGGGCCTATCTCTGAGAAACGG contains:
- a CDS encoding multiheme c-type cytochrome, whose product is MESSPQTNQIRIYRNLGILLLLSAGLLPVIYSQYVQAEQKGFVKLTAAEPAPPADAPPPETPTQRDEVLQYAIDQAHAECFDDDPFPSAEKCGKCHPQHYREWAVSPHAYAQLSPVFNAMSNKLIKLNNGTLGDFCIRCHTPVGMALSEPINMSNMDRSPTSREGVTCVACHRINQAWGKGAGRQALVAGDINQVVYGPMGGENLAAVLANPDKYGVLKTNKDPNIRGREIHAEAYQFFQLITPGFCGSCHDVFAPNGFRLEDAFSEFKHSPSAKVCKENCQDCHMGAVPGKPLGYSSSPAAVIGNVSTPVRKHTNHMMIGPDYPIIHRGLFPHNPKAIREEDEPPSADEGLATMREWLCFDDAAGWGTPEFEKHVTEADYFPPPWDNQITRIKARQVLNEQYDLLGEAATQRLQVLQAGYELGEIAVEKAKWYDLRFSVPVSNITLGHGVPTGFDAERVVFLRTMVWDQNGQLVFQSGDLDPNGDIRDSHSLYVHNGEVPLDRQLFTLQSRFITRNVRGGEREQVLNVPYSLDPLPYFRPATRPFTVLGRPIGARKQKQNIPPKAHRLAKYHVSRRQLTGPGNYTIRVQLIAGMVPVNLVHEISDVGFDYGMSARDVADGVVDGHMILYEKVETVCIP
- a CDS encoding adenylate/guanylate cyclase domain-containing protein, whose protein sequence is MIHLIAQGPRPGEKIEWQIPETKRMLLGRSAENDCAVPWDSTISRMHAEFTRHEDRFKIRCFPSVLNQIRYGDQFHSELVLPVGDIFQIGETHFQYIERATNSGVLQILDDLDTESGILTEASLRVTDFRIETVSKAVPRLWLSKDEGNLACQAGLLLKEVMTHADVVAVIQTDGPRKWGVAHWEQPVPGFRRVSIVRSLVRDALKTGETAIEVEKSRKGEPLANGRWAFCTPVKTEGNHQWCLYICGRFGEESPSHAYLSTEDLQEDLNLVELLAHMLSAIRRVRRLEDRFSGIEQFFSPAIIKVVSEENATHTLEPTETDTAVLFCDLRRFSHMTEKAGKNLHQFLDRLKNALGVMTQSIIHQHGVIADFQGDSALGFWGWPLPLTKGSIPACKAALKIQQMFKISNSTHFNELSGFEAGIGITRGNAIAGKIGTREQAKVGVFGPVVNLAARLESMTKQIGVPILIDEPTAMDVRNLLPESEGRCRHIGLFRPAGFESPFSVYELLPSEGKSTISNQNIQDFEAAVCAFIDGDWDSALELLGHLPPKDRAKDFLLLQIASHNYKAPDQWDGVISLKK